In the Candidatus Binatia bacterium genome, TTTCTGGCCGGTGAGCGCTCTTGAGGTGCACGGACCGCATTTACCATTGGGAATGGATCTCTTCATGGCACGCTGGATGGCGGCGGAGGCCGGCAGGCGGTTCGCCGCTGCGCATCGCGACTGGACGGTGGTTCAGCTCCCCCCCCTGCCACTGGGCACCGACGAGTTGCCTCTGGCGGGGTCGATGGAGGTAACGCAGCGGAACCTCTACGCCGCCCTGCTGGCCCACGCTCGTTCGCTGGTGCGTGCGGGGTTTCGGTATATCGTGGTGACTAACGGCCACGGTGGTCCTCGCCACGCCGCGGCATTAGAGGCGGCTTGTCGTCGCATCAGCAAACGCCACCGAGTGCAGATGTTCTCGCCTTCCGTGCTCGTGCTTCATCGTCTGATAACCGGCCAAAGGACGCAGGAGGTTGAGCGGCGACTCGGCCGGGCACTGACCGAACCCGAGACGACCGGCTTGCGTGGGGGCGAGCACGCTGGGACTCTGGAAACCTCGTTCATGCTTGCGGAGGAACCTGAACTTGTGGACGCCAAATACCGGGTGTTGGGCCCCGTCCGTCCGCCGATCTTTGCGCCATTGGAACGTATGGGTGCTTTCCTGGCGTCCTGGTGGGAAGGGTTGGGTCGTGATGCCGCGAGGTTGCGGTTGACCACGGAGGGTCTTGCCGGTGGGGTGGGTTGGCTATTGAACGCGCGCTACGGTTACGGCGGTCCGGTGGTGAGTTATCAGGGCGACCCGTCCGTCGCTTCGGCGGAACTCGGGGCGGCGTTCCGTGACGTCATGGCGGCGGACTGCTTGGAGATCGTCGAGGCCGTTACTTCCGGAACCGTGCGGGCTCAGGATGTTCGAAGCATCGCTTCCGATCCGGTCGTGATCCAACCGGGCTTCTGGGCAAAGATCGGCCTTGGCGTAGCGGCGTTGCTGGTCTTGCTGATGTTGTAAGAAGGGCCGAACGCTTACGAATGTGCAAGTTCGCGCCGTCGCGCGTGGTGACTCTCACGTAACATCCTAACGGCCCCCATCAGACCATCATCGGTCCAAGAACACCGGGCATCCGACGTTGCGCAAGACGTATTCCGTCGTGCTGCCCAGCACCATTTCGATTATGCGGCTATGGCCGTAAGCGCCAATGAACAGCAGATCGTGCCCGCGTTCTTCGATGAAAGCCGTGATGCGCTCCGGAGCGTTGCCACTGGCGATCAACTCAAGGGTGGTCGGCAGTTCGTACGGGCGCAGATACGCGGCGGCTTCGTCCAACACGCGACGACCGTCCACCTCGTCCTTGTTCACGGTTACCACCGTCAGTGGCAACCCCAGGGTTGCGCACAACTCGGCCGCGGACTGCATGACCGCTGCCGCACGCTGCCTGCCGTCGT is a window encoding:
- a CDS encoding creatininase family protein, whose amino-acid sequence is MSRAVCFWPVSALEVHGPHLPLGMDLFMARWMAAEAGRRFAAAHRDWTVVQLPPLPLGTDELPLAGSMEVTQRNLYAALLAHARSLVRAGFRYIVVTNGHGGPRHAAALEAACRRISKRHRVQMFSPSVLVLHRLITGQRTQEVERRLGRALTEPETTGLRGGEHAGTLETSFMLAEEPELVDAKYRVLGPVRPPIFAPLERMGAFLASWWEGLGRDAARLRLTTEGLAGGVGWLLNARYGYGGPVVSYQGDPSVASAELGAAFRDVMAADCLEIVEAVTSGTVRAQDVRSIASDPVVIQPGFWAKIGLGVAALLVLLML